In one window of Ruminococcus hominis DNA:
- a CDS encoding CpaF family protein, with translation MERIDLTREMEDEELSEIIYSVLQEFSEEEYLPLKEQIRLSRRLFHSFRKLDVLQELVEDDSITEIMINGKDHIFVERDGRIVRSDKTFLSQEKLEDVIQQIVSGTNRYVNELSPIVDARLEDGSRVNVVLKPVALNGPIMTIRKFPKEKVTMKQLVEWQSITEEAVEFLKMLVKAKYNIFVSGGTGSGKTTFLNALSDYIPKDERIITIEDNAELQIKGVPNLVRLEARNANLEGEGAVTIRDLIKSALRMRPDRIVVGEVRGDETVDMISSAMLNGHSGSMSTGHSNNPTDMLHRLETMMMMGIDLPLTAIQRQIASALDIIIHLGRLRDKSRKVLEIVEVLGFENGRIQTQTLYEFREEGMRGGKIQGTLVKSAELVHRDKLLAAGYTA, from the coding sequence ATGGAACGGATAGACCTTACAAGAGAGATGGAAGACGAAGAATTATCCGAGATTATCTATAGTGTGTTACAGGAATTTTCGGAGGAAGAGTATTTGCCATTGAAAGAGCAGATACGGTTGAGCAGACGATTGTTTCATTCTTTTCGTAAATTGGATGTGTTACAGGAGCTGGTAGAGGATGATTCAATCACGGAGATTATGATTAATGGAAAGGATCACATATTTGTGGAGAGGGACGGCAGAATAGTCCGCTCTGACAAGACGTTTTTATCGCAGGAAAAATTGGAAGATGTGATCCAGCAGATTGTATCAGGAACGAATCGTTATGTAAATGAATTGTCTCCAATCGTAGATGCCAGATTGGAAGATGGTTCACGTGTGAATGTTGTGTTGAAACCAGTGGCTTTGAATGGTCCGATCATGACGATCAGAAAGTTTCCAAAAGAAAAGGTGACGATGAAACAGTTGGTTGAATGGCAGAGTATCACAGAAGAGGCGGTAGAATTTTTAAAGATGCTTGTCAAAGCCAAATATAATATTTTTGTGAGTGGCGGAACCGGATCAGGGAAGACAACTTTTTTAAATGCCTTATCGGACTATATTCCAAAGGATGAACGAATCATCACGATTGAAGATAATGCAGAATTACAGATAAAGGGGGTCCCGAATCTTGTAAGGCTGGAAGCGAGAAATGCGAATCTGGAAGGAGAAGGAGCGGTGACAATCAGAGATTTGATCAAATCGGCACTTCGAATGCGACCGGATCGTATCGTAGTCGGAGAGGTAAGAGGAGATGAGACTGTGGACATGATATCATCGGCGATGTTGAACGGGCACAGCGGCTCTATGTCCACCGGACATTCAAATAATCCGACCGATATGTTGCATCGATTAGAAACGATGATGATGATGGGAATAGACCTTCCTTTAACGGCAATTCAGAGACAGATTGCATCTGCATTAGATATTATTATTCATTTGGGAAGATTGAGGGACAAGTCAAGAAAGGTGCTGGAGATAGTGGAGGTGTTAGGATTTGAGAATGGTCGGATTCAGACACAGACGCTATATGAATTTCGAGAGGAGGGAATGCGAGGTGGAAAGATTCAAGGAACACTGGTGAAGAGTGCGGAATTGGTTCATCGGGACAAATTGCTGGCAGCAGGATATACAGCGTAA
- a CDS encoding pro-sigmaK processing inhibitor BofA family protein — protein sequence MLRKLASFFVTFFIRALVGGTLIFFINHYVLPDQTSLNVGINAASLVTSGALGVPGVCLLYSILIFQNL from the coding sequence ATGCTTCGTAAGCTGGCATCTTTTTTTGTGACATTTTTTATTCGTGCGCTTGTTGGAGGAACACTGATCTTTTTTATAAATCATTATGTGTTACCGGATCAAACATCGTTAAATGTGGGGATTAACGCAGCTTCGTTGGTTACAAGCGGGGCGCTTGGAGTACCTGGGGTATGTCTGTTATATAGTATCTTAATTTTTCAAAATTTGTGA
- a CDS encoding deoxycytidylate deaminase — translation MSTKRDDYISWDEYFMGVALLSGLRSKDPNTQVGCCIVSPDNKILSMGYNGLPRGCSDDDFPWTRDGEDPLETKYVYSTHSELNAILNYSGGSLEGARMYVSLFPCNECAKAIIQSGIKEVIYDCDKYADTPSVIASKRMMSAAGVKFYQYHRTNREIKINL, via the coding sequence ATGTCAACAAAACGAGATGATTATATATCATGGGATGAATATTTTATGGGGGTAGCTCTGCTTTCCGGACTTCGTTCAAAGGATCCGAATACACAGGTGGGATGTTGTATTGTAAGTCCTGACAATAAGATTTTATCAATGGGTTACAATGGACTTCCAAGAGGTTGTTCAGATGATGATTTTCCTTGGACGAGAGACGGAGAAGATCCGTTGGAAACAAAATACGTATATTCAACACACAGTGAGCTCAATGCTATTTTGAATTATAGCGGCGGCAGTCTGGAAGGGGCGAGAATGTATGTCTCTCTGTTTCCTTGTAATGAATGTGCAAAGGCAATCATTCAGTCAGGAATTAAGGAAGTTATTTATGACTGTGATAAATATGCCGATACACCAAGTGTGATCGCATCTAAGCGTATGATGAGCGCAGCAGGTGTGAAATTCTATCAGTATCATAGAACAAACAGGGAAATAAAGATTAATTTATAA
- a CDS encoding phosphotyrosine protein phosphatase, with protein sequence MKYQKYRRIVFLSDADTCRGPMAAEMLRHKDLCQEYAIDSRGLVVLFPEPVNQKAEAVMKSAQMTMENHTATAFSENDVAEDILILAMCESEKEKVQSEYGEAAKVFTLSEFIGEESGIPNPYGQPLNAYGECMERLTETIDKLAETLNKDASFEEV encoded by the coding sequence ATGAAATATCAGAAGTACAGACGTATTGTATTTTTGAGTGATGCAGATACATGCCGTGGACCAATGGCTGCAGAGATGCTCAGACACAAAGATTTATGCCAGGAATATGCCATTGATTCCCGTGGGCTGGTAGTATTGTTCCCAGAACCGGTGAATCAAAAAGCCGAGGCAGTCATGAAAAGTGCACAAATGACGATGGAAAATCATACAGCAACTGCATTTTCAGAAAATGATGTTGCAGAAGATATACTGATATTGGCAATGTGTGAGAGTGAAAAAGAAAAAGTACAGTCAGAGTATGGTGAGGCTGCGAAAGTCTTTACGCTCAGTGAATTTATCGGAGAAGAATCGGGGATACCGAACCCGTATGGTCAGCCATTGAACGCATATGGAGAATGTATGGAGAGGCTGACAGAGACAATCGATAAACTGGCTGAAACCTTAAATAAAGACGCGTCTTTTGAAGAAGTGTAA
- a CDS encoding N-acetylmuramoyl-L-alanine amidase family protein: protein MKLNYKEIKTKGKTVLVIVCLMGVAIGSQIIGTKFYEHVISKVDDMQNNSQNVEDMGSETSVESTQIENKKVQIVLDSGHGGSDPGKIGINGVQEKDINLMIAKKVESKLQEKQIVVMMTRTDERGLADSKVEDMKTRVDIINENKPVLAVSIHQNSYEQEGICGAQVFYYTHSTEGKSAAEYMQNSLLSVDADNKRQAKANDTYYMLKRTEVPLIIVECGFLSNREEAEKLSTDEYQEKVADAICNGIETYLKDIS, encoded by the coding sequence TTGAAGTTAAATTATAAAGAAATAAAGACAAAGGGTAAAACAGTACTTGTGATAGTCTGTTTAATGGGAGTTGCAATTGGGAGCCAGATTATCGGGACAAAGTTTTATGAACATGTTATAAGTAAAGTAGATGATATGCAAAATAATAGTCAGAATGTAGAAGATATGGGAAGTGAAACAAGTGTAGAGAGCACACAGATAGAGAATAAAAAGGTACAGATTGTGCTGGATAGTGGGCACGGGGGAAGTGATCCGGGAAAGATTGGGATTAATGGCGTACAAGAGAAGGATATCAATCTTATGATTGCAAAGAAAGTAGAATCCAAATTACAGGAAAAGCAAATTGTTGTGATGATGACCCGAACAGATGAAAGGGGACTGGCAGATTCAAAAGTGGAAGATATGAAAACAAGAGTAGATATAATTAATGAAAATAAGCCAGTGTTGGCAGTTAGTATTCATCAAAACAGTTATGAGCAGGAAGGAATTTGTGGGGCACAGGTTTTCTATTATACGCATTCAACGGAAGGGAAAAGTGCAGCAGAATATATGCAGAATAGTTTATTGAGTGTGGACGCAGATAACAAAAGACAGGCGAAAGCAAATGACACTTATTACATGTTGAAGCGTACAGAGGTTCCGCTCATCATTGTAGAGTGCGGATTTTTAAGCAATCGGGAAGAAGCGGAAAAATTAAGCACAGATGAATACCAGGAAAAGGTTGCAGATGCAATTTGTAATGGAATTGAAACATATCTGAAAGATATAAGTTAG
- a CDS encoding glycosyl hydrolase family 18 protein encodes MDERERRQKRQVKKTRRPVQSGRGGRAGAGYPEADAQRRRTSNNVNRARRNRARRRRRLFIIRGVICIILVVAVGLGFILYHKYGSSKEKADLKNYYGISDKNELGVTVNNKVIKNSDGNAVGRLIDGEAYVEYSVVRDYINERFYWDPNENIMLYTLPNGNVSVEVGSKDYTEVTEKKSETYTILKTEGRTAYIAVPFIQQYTNMDYNIYKTPNRVAITSSWGEIESAIIKKKTEVRYQGGVKSPILTEVKKSDKVTVLEDEDGWKKIATEDGFVGYVKTRTLKKIQKETTKRDFDEPKYTNISVGHTINMAWHNVENEDANSYALETIASTKGLNVIAPTWFKIADTDGNLTSLASSDYVNYAHQVNLDVWATVRDFHGGINSYDETYEVLSYTSKRENLTNQIIAAALQTGIDGINLDFELISTECGEHYIQFVRELSVKCRQNGLVFSIDNYVPQPYNEHYNLKEQGIVADYVVIMAYDEHTEGSYEAGSVSSYNYVKDGIKNAAKSVSSDKLIAAIPFYTRLWLETPKTDAELASEEGTEAANYKNKVSSTALGMDEAQQVVQDAGAQTEWDDTTKQNYAQWETEDGIYKIWLEDTKSLEEKLKLIKSDNLAGVAEWKLGWENSDVWDMILQYVN; translated from the coding sequence ATGGACGAAAGAGAAAGACGCCAAAAGCGTCAAGTTAAGAAAACCAGACGACCGGTACAGTCAGGTAGAGGCGGAAGAGCTGGAGCAGGGTATCCAGAGGCAGATGCGCAGAGAAGAAGAACTTCAAACAATGTGAATAGAGCAAGACGTAATCGTGCGAGACGTAGAAGAAGACTTTTTATAATCAGAGGAGTAATATGTATTATTTTAGTTGTCGCAGTGGGCTTGGGATTCATACTTTATCACAAATATGGTTCATCTAAAGAGAAAGCTGATTTGAAAAATTATTATGGAATCAGTGATAAAAATGAGCTGGGTGTCACAGTAAATAATAAAGTAATCAAAAATAGCGATGGGAATGCGGTAGGCAGATTGATTGACGGTGAAGCGTATGTGGAATATTCTGTTGTCAGAGATTATATAAACGAACGTTTTTATTGGGACCCAAATGAGAACATTATGCTATATACATTACCAAACGGCAATGTTTCAGTTGAAGTTGGAAGCAAAGATTATACAGAAGTTACAGAGAAGAAAAGTGAGACGTATACAATTCTGAAGACAGAGGGAAGAACAGCATATATAGCCGTTCCATTCATCCAACAGTATACGAACATGGATTACAACATATACAAAACCCCGAATCGTGTTGCAATTACAAGTAGCTGGGGAGAGATTGAAAGTGCGATCATAAAGAAAAAAACAGAGGTGCGTTATCAAGGCGGAGTGAAGAGCCCAATTCTGACAGAAGTGAAGAAGTCAGATAAAGTAACCGTGCTGGAAGATGAAGATGGCTGGAAGAAAATAGCAACGGAAGACGGATTTGTCGGATATGTTAAGACAAGAACGTTAAAGAAGATTCAGAAAGAAACGACAAAAAGAGATTTTGACGAACCAAAATACACGAATATTTCTGTAGGTCATACGATTAATATGGCATGGCACAATGTTGAAAATGAAGATGCGAACAGTTATGCATTAGAAACAATTGCATCTACAAAAGGGCTTAATGTGATAGCTCCTACTTGGTTTAAAATTGCAGATACCGATGGAAATCTGACATCACTTGCAAGTTCAGATTATGTTAATTATGCACATCAGGTGAATCTTGACGTATGGGCTACAGTCAGAGATTTTCATGGTGGAATCAATAGCTATGATGAGACTTATGAAGTATTAAGTTACACTTCAAAACGTGAGAATCTGACGAATCAGATTATTGCTGCAGCACTTCAGACAGGAATTGATGGAATCAATCTTGATTTCGAATTGATTTCAACAGAATGTGGAGAGCATTATATTCAGTTCGTGAGAGAATTGTCAGTAAAATGCAGACAGAATGGATTAGTATTTTCAATAGATAATTATGTTCCGCAACCATATAATGAGCATTATAATTTAAAGGAACAGGGAATTGTCGCAGATTATGTTGTAATTATGGCATATGACGAACATACAGAAGGGTCTTATGAAGCAGGTTCTGTATCATCTTATAATTATGTAAAAGATGGAATTAAGAATGCAGCAAAGAGTGTATCATCTGATAAGCTGATAGCAGCAATTCCATTTTACACGAGACTTTGGTTAGAAACTCCGAAGACTGATGCTGAATTGGCATCCGAAGAGGGAACTGAAGCGGCAAATTATAAGAATAAAGTAAGTAGTACAGCATTAGGTATGGATGAAGCACAGCAGGTAGTTCAGGATGCGGGTGCACAGACTGAATGGGATGATACTACAAAGCAGAACTATGCACAGTGGGAAACGGAAGATGGAATCTACAAAATTTGGCTGGAAGATACAAAATCCCTGGAGGAAAAATTGAAACTGATCAAGAGTGATAATCTTGCAGGTGTTGCAGAGTGGAAGCTTGGTTGGGAGAATTCTGATGTTTGGGATATGATTCTGCAGTATGTAAATTAA
- a CDS encoding adaptor protein MecA: protein MKIEKINDNQIRCTLTHADLAARHLKLSELAYGTEKAKSLFRDMMQQASFDFGFEADDIPLMIEAIPTSADTIVLIITKVEDPEELDTRFSKFTSAGENDFPLPETLNKLEGADEFLDLLNKVKGAAASVSATSSEQEEEKTAEDAPVPLNVKLYSFDNIDQVIQMAQLIGSLYHGANTLYRDNNSDGIYILALTQSEHTKNEFNKVCNMLSEYGSPEKVSTTILAFLEEHCEIVIAADAVQKLAHLS from the coding sequence ATGAAAATTGAAAAAATTAACGATAACCAGATTCGTTGTACATTGACACATGCCGATTTGGCTGCCCGCCATTTGAAACTAAGTGAACTTGCATATGGTACTGAAAAAGCCAAGTCCTTATTTCGTGATATGATGCAACAGGCATCATTTGACTTTGGTTTTGAAGCTGACGATATTCCATTGATGATAGAAGCAATTCCAACTTCTGCTGACACAATTGTACTTATTATTACAAAGGTTGAAGACCCGGAAGAATTGGATACCCGTTTTTCAAAATTCACGTCTGCAGGGGAAAATGATTTTCCTCTCCCTGAGACATTGAATAAACTTGAAGGTGCAGATGAATTTTTAGACTTACTCAATAAAGTAAAGGGTGCTGCTGCCAGCGTATCTGCTACATCATCAGAACAGGAAGAGGAAAAAACGGCAGAAGATGCACCTGTTCCACTCAATGTCAAATTATATTCCTTTGACAATATCGACCAGGTCATTCAAATGGCACAGTTAATCGGTTCTCTTTATCATGGTGCTAATACTTTGTATCGTGATAACAACAGTGATGGTATTTACATTCTGGCACTGACACAGTCAGAGCATACAAAAAATGAATTTAATAAAGTCTGTAATATGCTTTCTGAATATGGTTCTCCGGAGAAGGTATCTACTACGATTCTCGCATTTCTTGAAGAACACTGTGAGATTGTGATAGCAGCCGATGCCGTACAGAAACTGGCGCATCTTAGCTAA
- a CDS encoding DUF1858 domain-containing protein, translated as MAQITRATKIGELLNVFPESAPILMEIGMHCLGCPSSQMESLEEAAMVHGIDADLLVEKINAAMTAAGK; from the coding sequence ATGGCACAGATTACAAGAGCTACAAAAATTGGCGAATTGTTGAATGTATTTCCAGAATCAGCTCCAATCTTAATGGAAATTGGAATGCATTGTCTTGGATGCCCATCTTCACAGATGGAGTCATTAGAAGAAGCAGCTATGGTTCATGGTATTGATGCAGATTTACTTGTTGAGAAGATCAATGCAGCAATGACAGCAGCAGGAAAATAA
- a CDS encoding C40 family peptidase, whose amino-acid sequence MKQVHIKQKLIASAIVGALMIPGSAMVVDAADADENVNVVSQVAGIDQVTVATVTADVLNVRAGQGTDFQILLQVLEQERYEVTGDSVNGWYPITVGDVDGWVSGEWITTEKVDKDEFAEEEKQAQKDSVGTAQETVALQSSSYTTGQQVIDFACQFIGNPYVWGGTSLTSGADCSGFVQSVYANFGISLPRTTWDMENIGYEVSYEQAQPGDLILYDGHVGLYMGDGNIVNAMNEADGIGICTATYAPIVTVRRVL is encoded by the coding sequence ATGAAACAAGTACACATAAAACAAAAATTGATTGCTTCTGCAATAGTTGGAGCATTGATGATTCCGGGGAGTGCAATGGTAGTAGATGCAGCAGATGCAGATGAAAATGTAAATGTAGTATCGCAGGTTGCAGGAATCGATCAAGTTACAGTTGCAACAGTAACGGCAGATGTGCTGAATGTAAGAGCCGGTCAGGGAACCGATTTTCAAATTTTATTGCAAGTTTTAGAACAAGAACGTTATGAAGTAACAGGGGACTCAGTAAATGGATGGTATCCGATCACAGTAGGGGATGTAGACGGATGGGTGTCCGGTGAGTGGATCACGACTGAGAAAGTGGACAAAGATGAATTTGCAGAAGAGGAAAAACAGGCACAAAAAGATAGTGTGGGGACGGCACAAGAAACGGTTGCGTTACAATCTTCGTCATATACAACAGGACAGCAGGTTATAGATTTTGCTTGTCAGTTTATTGGGAATCCCTATGTATGGGGAGGTACAAGTTTAACTAGTGGTGCAGATTGTTCAGGATTTGTACAGTCTGTATATGCAAACTTTGGGATAAGTCTTCCGCGAACCACATGGGATATGGAAAATATCGGATATGAAGTATCATATGAACAGGCACAGCCGGGTGACTTGATTCTTTATGATGGTCACGTTGGCTTGTATATGGGTGATGGGAATATTGTAAATGCAATGAATGAAGCAGATGGGATTGGTATATGCACGGCAACGTATGCACCAATCGTGACAGTGAGGAGAGTATTATAG